In the genome of Magnolia sinica isolate HGM2019 chromosome 2, MsV1, whole genome shotgun sequence, one region contains:
- the LOC131227280 gene encoding subtilisin-like protease SBT3, producing the protein MARHIITPSMLLSLIFLLIYVTTSSSADERRPYIIHMDKSAIPAPFATHDSWYTSTISSLSAPDGIAAVHLYTYNHVMNGFSAVMSQAQLNQLERMPGHLATYPETYAQLMTDAEGAIFATDLSLFMYPIEFFMSFVMISFKDGEIMKRYITKAAQPPTMDIKFQITPRGLLTVDVQPIRNDYLVSEYVLASGTSISSPLVVGVAALLRAAHPNWSPAAIRSALMTTAYVTDNIHGPILDLTTGTAATPLDYGAGHIDPNKAMDPGLVYDLDRQDYINFLCGLNYTTHRIKIITRGLNYTCTKATLDLNYPSFMVILNNTNSSSVVFTRVLTNVADSPSIYRAVVKAPTGMRVVVDPPELKFDSKYSKQGFTMSVQIDMAEVVIKSDYIGNYGYLNWYEDGGNHVVRTPIASAFGP; encoded by the exons ATGGCACGCCACATCATCACCCCTTCCATGCTCCTCTCCTTAATCTTCCTTCTCATTTATGTGACCACATCATCGTCGGCCGATGAACGTCGGCCCTACATCATCCACATGGACAAATCAGCCATTCCAGCTCCCTTCGCCACCCATGATAGTTGGTACACGTCTACAATCTCGTCCCTCTCGGCGCCCGATGGCATTGCTGCTGTACACTTGTACACGTACAACCACGTGATGAACGGCTTCAGTGCCGTGATGTCGCAGGCCCAGCTCAATCAGCTGGAGAGAATGCCAGGTCACCTTGCCACGTACCCAGAGACATATGCCCAGCTCAT GACCGACGCTGAAGGGGCGATCTTTGCCACCGATTTGTCCCTGTTCATGTATCCGATTGAGTTCTTCATGTCGTTCGTTATGATCAGCTTCAAGGATGGAGAGATCATGAAGAGGTATATCACGAAGGCAGCCCAGCCACCAACAATGGATATCAAGTTCCAGATTACA CCACGTGGGCTCCTAACCGTTGATGTTCAACCAATCCGCAATGATTACTTGGTCTCAGAATATGTGCTGGCTTCTGGGACATCCATATCATCGCCCCTGGTTGTTGGTGTGGCTGCATTGCTACGTGCGGCTCACCCCAATTGGAGCCCAGCTGCCATCCGGTCCGCACTCATGACCACTGCATACGTAACCGATAACATCCACGGCCCGATCCTAGATCTGACCACCGGAACAGCCGCCACGCCTCTGGATTATGGCGCAGGACACATCGATCCGAACAAAGCAATGGACCCCGGTCTAGTGTATGATCTCGACCGTCAAGATTATATTAATTTCCTCTGCGGGCTAAACTACACGACCCACCGAATCAAGATCATCACCCGTGGATTGAATTACACTTGCACTAAGGCCACCCTCGATCTCAATTACCCATCATTCATGGTGATCCTGAACAACACCAACTCATCCAGTGTGGTGTTCACACGGGTCCTGACCAACGTCGCAGATTCTCCGTCCATCTATCGTGCGGTCGTGAAAGCGCCAACCGGGATGAGAGTTGTGGTGGACCCACCGGAATTGAAATTCGACAGTAAATACAGCAAGCAAGGATTTACTATGAGTGTCCAGATCGACATGGCAGAAGTTGTAATAAAGAGTGATTATATAGGTAATTATGGGTATCTTAATTGGTATGAAGATGGGGGAAATCATGTGGTGAGAACACCCATTGCTTCAGCCTTTGGgccataa